The following coding sequences lie in one Danio rerio strain Tuebingen ecotype United States chromosome 3, GRCz12tu, whole genome shotgun sequence genomic window:
- the myadml2 gene encoding myeloid-associated differentiation marker-like protein 2 has product MDPQGGHYLNKSAVLSCLGAARMCQLLLGCTTMALVAHSAGFSATYGTFCMFVWCFCFAVTLLVFTLDVTRLHGCMPISWDNFTVAFAMLATLMYVTASVVYPVYFLRSDCPSQGCEVRNYRIAVTVCSSVCCFAYGAEVFITRAKPGHVVGYMATVSGLLKVVQAFIACIIFGALHNDSQYNRHIPTQYCVVVYSLCFAVTVVVVALTVSGRTSSLRFPFDRFVVIYTFLAVLLYLSAAVIWPVFSFDKKYGAPGRPDDCPKGKCPWDSKLVIAVFTCANLVLYFTDLVYSQRIRFVLSSAA; this is encoded by the coding sequence ATGGACCCCCAGGGAGGCCACTATCTGAACAAGTCGGCGGTGCTGTCATGCCTTGGCGCTGCCCGAATGTGCCAGCTGCTCCTAGGCTGCACCACTATGGCTCTAGTAGCCCACAGTGCAGGCTTCAGCGCAACCTATGGCACTTTCTGCATGTTCGTCTGGTGCTTCTGCTTTGCGGTCACTCTTCTAGTCTTTACCCTGGATGTCACCAGGTTACATGGGTGCATGCCTATCTCCTGGGATAACTTCACTGTGGCCTTCGCCATGCTGGCGACTCTCATGTACGTCACGGCTTCAGTTGTGTACCCGGTGTACTTCCTGAGGTCTGACTGCCCGTCGCAAGGCTGCGAGGTGCGAAACTACCGTATCGCCGTCACCGTCTGCTCCAGCGTCTGCTGCTTCGCCTACGGAGCTGAGGTGTTCATCACACGGGCCAAACCGGGACATGTGGTTGGATATATGGCCACCGTTTCAGGCCTGCTTAAGGTAGTCCAAGCCTTCATCGCCTGCATCATCTTCGGTGCTCTCCACAATGACAGCCAATACAACCGGCACATCCCTACGCAGTATTGCGTGGTGGTCTACAGCTTGTGCTTCGCCGTGACCGTAGTGGTGGTGGCGCTCACCGTCTCAGGCAGAACGTCTTCCCTGCGTTTCCCTTTCGACAGATTTGTGGTCATCTACACCTTCTTGGCGGTGCTGCTGTATTTGAGTGCTGCCGTGATCTGGCCGGTTTTCAGTTTCGATAAGAAGTATGGAGCCCCGGGGAGACCGGACGACTGTCCTAAAGGAAAGTGTCCATGGGACAGCAAGCTGGTGATCGCAGTGTTTACTTGTGCCAACCTGGTGCTGTACTTCACCGATCT